A window of the Blattabacterium cuenoti genome harbors these coding sequences:
- a CDS encoding superoxide dismutase, protein MSFKLPKLPYSYKDFEPYIDRKTMDIHYNKHHATYTNNLNQAISNTNMINFSIKEILEKVHIESPVLRNNSGGFYNHNLFWKILIPHTQYTHPSVYLNDIFQKNFNSFDFFKKTFSKIAANHFGSGWTWLCVKEEKLTICSTANQDNPLMYGMGCEGIPILGLDVWEHAYYLQYQNRRLDYISAFWHIVNWIQVEENYKKTIKK, encoded by the coding sequence ATGTCATTTAAACTTCCAAAGTTACCTTATTCATATAAAGATTTTGAACCTTATATAGATAGAAAAACGATGGATATTCATTATAATAAACATCATGCAACTTATACTAACAATCTAAACCAGGCTATTTCAAATACAAATATGATAAATTTTTCTATAAAAGAAATTTTAGAAAAAGTTCATATTGAATCTCCAGTATTACGTAATAACAGTGGAGGATTTTACAATCACAATCTATTTTGGAAAATATTAATACCTCATACACAATATACTCATCCAAGTGTATATTTAAATGATATCTTTCAAAAAAATTTTAATTCTTTTGATTTTTTTAAAAAAACTTTTTCTAAAATTGCAGCTAATCATTTTGGTTCTGGATGGACTTGGTTATGTGTAAAAGAAGAAAAATTAACAATTTGTTCCACAGCAAATCAAGATAATCCTCTTATGTATGGAATGGGTTGTGAAGGAATTCCAATATTAGGATTAGATGTTTGGGAACATGCTTATTACCTACAATATCAAAATCGTCGTTTAGATTATATCTCTGCTTTTTGGCATATTGTGAATTGGATTCAAGTAGAAGAAAATTACAAAAAAACTATAAAAAAATAA
- a CDS encoding aspartate-semialdehyde dehydrogenase, with the protein MKLGIIGATGMVGRVMIDLLDKRNFLLNELYLCASKKSVNQELFFKNKAYQVISVYDLFLKKPDIVLFSAGSNISKEWAPKFSNIGSIVIDNSSAWRMDSSKKLIVPEINASCLCSEDKIIANPNCSTIQLVMVLFPLHLEYEISRVIVSTYQSVTGTGKKALDQLNQEQKKDGNYSFRVYPHPIYQNVIPHCDHFTDKGYTLEEMKLINETRKIMNDYNIAITATSVRVPVIGGHSESVNITFRKKPSINRIYEILSKIKGIIIQDDPKKNIYPMPLYAHGKDEVFVGRIREDFSLKNSINIWIVADNLRKGAATNAIQIAEYLTRKKCV; encoded by the coding sequence ATGAAATTAGGAATAATAGGGGCAACAGGTATGGTAGGTCGTGTAATGATTGATCTTTTAGATAAAAGAAATTTCCTATTAAATGAGTTATATCTTTGTGCTTCCAAAAAGTCTGTGAACCAAGAATTATTTTTTAAAAATAAAGCATATCAAGTTATTAGTGTATACGATTTATTTTTAAAAAAACCTGATATTGTTTTATTTTCAGCAGGATCTAATATATCAAAAGAATGGGCTCCGAAATTTTCGAATATAGGGTCTATAGTTATTGATAATTCTTCTGCGTGGCGAATGGATTCCAGCAAAAAATTAATTGTTCCTGAAATTAATGCTTCTTGTTTATGTTCAGAAGATAAAATTATTGCAAATCCAAATTGTTCTACAATACAATTAGTTATGGTATTATTTCCATTACATTTGGAATATGAAATTAGTAGAGTTATTGTTTCTACTTATCAATCAGTAACAGGAACTGGAAAAAAAGCTTTGGATCAGTTAAATCAAGAACAAAAAAAAGATGGAAATTATTCTTTTAGAGTATATCCACATCCTATTTATCAAAATGTCATACCTCATTGTGATCATTTTACAGATAAAGGATATACATTAGAAGAAATGAAATTAATAAATGAAACAAGAAAAATAATGAATGATTATAATATTGCAATAACTGCTACTTCCGTACGTGTTCCTGTTATAGGAGGTCACTCAGAAAGTGTTAATATTACATTTAGAAAAAAACCTAGTATAAATCGTATATATGAAATACTATCGAAAATAAAGGGAATAATAATTCAAGATGATCCAAAAAAAAATATTTATCCAATGCCATTGTATGCTCATGGAAAAGATGAAGTTTTTGTCGGTAGAATACGAGAAGATTTCTCACTTAAAAACTCTATAAATATTTGGATAGTAGCTGATAATCTTCGTAAGGGCGCAGCTACTAATGCTATTCAAATTGCAGAATATTTAACAAGAAAAAAATGTGTTTAA
- a CDS encoding glycogen/starch synthase: MTGKRILYVSSDLFPFSSENSISLSVLKATKFMQSIGNDVRIFMPRFGVINERRHQLHEVIRLSGMNLIINDIDQPLLIKVASIPDARLQVYFIDNEEYFKRKAIDEDENGIFFPDNDERALFFTKGILETVKKLNWKPDIIHIYGWMSSFIPLYIKNFYKTDPVYQNVKIVVSIYNKPFKGSLNKDIIQKIKFDGIKSRKLKLLENPNYFNLIKLCMYFSDSIIKGDLSFPEEIEDYIKENKLLVLKYYPVEEIETVYQQFYKETVLEQIN, from the coding sequence ATGACAGGTAAACGTATATTATATGTTTCTTCTGATTTATTTCCCTTTTCTTCAGAGAATTCGATATCTTTATCGGTATTGAAAGCCACTAAATTTATGCAATCAATAGGAAACGATGTACGTATATTTATGCCTCGTTTTGGAGTAATAAATGAAAGAAGGCATCAGTTACATGAAGTTATTCGTTTATCAGGCATGAATTTAATAATCAATGATATTGATCAACCATTATTGATAAAAGTAGCATCTATTCCTGATGCTAGGTTACAGGTTTATTTTATAGACAATGAAGAATATTTTAAAAGAAAAGCAATAGATGAAGACGAAAATGGAATTTTTTTTCCAGATAATGATGAGAGAGCTTTATTTTTTACAAAAGGTATTTTAGAAACTGTCAAAAAATTAAATTGGAAACCTGATATAATTCATATATATGGATGGATGAGCTCTTTTATTCCTTTATACATTAAAAATTTTTATAAAACTGATCCAGTGTATCAAAATGTAAAAATTGTTGTATCTATTTACAATAAACCTTTTAAAGGGTCTTTAAATAAAGATATTATTCAAAAAATAAAATTTGATGGAATCAAATCTAGGAAATTAAAATTGTTAGAAAATCCAAATTATTTTAATCTAATAAAATTATGTATGTATTTTTCGGATTCTATTATAAAAGGAGATCTTTCTTTTCCAGAAGAAATAGAAGATTACATAAAAGAAAATAAGTTGTTAGTATTAAAATATTATCCTGTAGAAGAGATAGAAACCGTATATCAACAATTTTATAAAGAAACTGTTTTAGAACAGATAAATTAA
- the rnr gene encoding ribonuclease R — protein sequence MKKERKIKKKHYNNLSTGFINVTSHGYAFVHINEFKKDIFIPKHKTNRALEGDLVKVRFSFTKKGMKMEGEVLKIIKRKTKKFIGILKLDVQSKYGIVHNHNIHVDILIPIQKLENSHHNDKVLVQIISWPKKFKNPFGKIVKVFGSSGEYKTEISSLLEEYGISYKFSKKIENEANKIFSQKNLDMNLRRDMRDVNTFTIDPLNAKDFDDALSIRKLNFDTWEIGVHISDVSHYIKEGSLLDQEAYYRATSIYFVGEVIPMFPTILSNDLCSLQPKKDKLSFSYIFNINNQGKILNNWFGKTIIQSNKKFTYDEVQCIIDQKKGDYYEEIYTLFLFSKILIRNRLKNGGIYLEKVEVKFHLDEENNPISLHMEKNNDAHRLIEEFMLLTNRKISEFVSLNLDGAPSNKLYIYRVHDVPDFQKIFFLKKVIEPLGYFLDLKNIKISINHLLKKIKGKPEQNIIENLILRAMSKAKYSTKNIGHYGLSFIYYTHFTSPIRRYSDIIAHRLLYYYLTNKNEEYKLKTIEFYEKQSQHCSYKERLAIDAERDFLKYIQVKYIKKFIGKEFDGIITGFTDWSVYIDLLLFQTEGMVRLRDIKEDSYVLNSNNYSIIGKKKRKIYHLGDKVRVKLINVNMEKKQIILTWI from the coding sequence ATGAAAAAAGAAAGAAAAATAAAAAAAAAACATTATAATAATTTATCCACAGGATTTATTAATGTAACTAGTCATGGATATGCATTTGTTCATATCAACGAATTTAAAAAAGATATTTTTATTCCAAAACATAAAACGAATAGAGCTTTAGAAGGTGATTTAGTAAAAGTTAGATTTTCCTTTACGAAGAAAGGAATGAAAATGGAAGGAGAGGTACTAAAAATAATCAAAAGAAAAACTAAAAAATTTATTGGCATATTAAAACTTGACGTTCAATCTAAATATGGAATTGTACATAATCATAATATTCATGTAGATATATTAATCCCCATACAAAAATTGGAAAATAGCCATCACAATGATAAAGTATTAGTTCAAATCATATCATGGCCTAAAAAATTTAAAAATCCTTTTGGAAAAATCGTAAAAGTATTTGGATCTTCTGGGGAATATAAAACAGAAATTTCTTCTTTATTGGAAGAATATGGAATATCGTATAAATTTTCCAAAAAAATTGAAAATGAAGCTAATAAAATTTTTTCCCAAAAAAATTTAGACATGAACTTGAGAAGAGACATGCGAGATGTCAATACTTTTACTATAGACCCTTTGAATGCAAAAGATTTTGATGATGCTCTTTCAATCAGAAAATTGAACTTTGATACTTGGGAAATAGGAGTGCATATATCTGATGTTTCTCATTATATAAAAGAAGGAAGTTTATTAGATCAAGAAGCATATTATCGTGCTACATCTATTTATTTTGTCGGAGAGGTGATTCCTATGTTTCCTACAATATTATCTAATGATCTATGCTCTCTACAACCAAAAAAAGATAAATTAAGTTTTTCCTATATTTTTAATATAAATAATCAAGGAAAAATATTGAATAATTGGTTTGGAAAAACTATAATACAATCTAACAAAAAATTTACATATGATGAAGTTCAGTGTATTATAGATCAAAAAAAAGGAGACTATTATGAAGAGATTTACACATTATTTTTGTTTTCTAAAATATTAATTCGAAATCGGTTAAAAAATGGAGGAATTTATCTAGAAAAAGTAGAAGTAAAATTTCATTTAGATGAGGAAAATAATCCAATATCTTTACATATGGAAAAAAACAATGATGCACATCGTTTAATTGAAGAATTTATGTTATTAACAAATCGAAAAATTTCAGAATTTGTTAGCTTAAATTTAGATGGAGCTCCTTCTAATAAACTTTATATTTATAGAGTACATGATGTACCTGATTTTCAGAAAATTTTCTTTCTTAAAAAAGTTATAGAACCTTTAGGTTATTTTTTAGATTTAAAAAATATAAAAATCTCTATTAATCATTTACTAAAAAAGATTAAAGGAAAACCAGAACAAAATATAATTGAAAATTTAATTCTTCGTGCCATGAGTAAAGCCAAATATTCCACAAAAAATATAGGTCATTATGGTTTGTCTTTCATCTATTATACTCATTTTACTTCTCCCATAAGAAGATATTCAGATATAATAGCACATCGTTTATTATATTATTATTTAACGAATAAAAATGAAGAATACAAGTTAAAAACAATAGAATTTTATGAAAAACAATCTCAACATTGCAGTTATAAAGAACGTTTAGCTATAGATGCAGAAAGAGATTTTCTAAAATATATACAAGTTAAATATATAAAAAAATTTATAGGAAAAGAATTTGATGGGATTATTACTGGATTTACTGATTGGAGCGTTTATATTGATTTACTATTATTTCAAACTGAAGGAATGGTAAGGTTACGTGATATTAAAGAAGATTCTTATGTTCTGAATTCAAATAATTATAGTATCATTGGGAAAAAAAAAAGGAAAATTTATCATTTAGGAGATAAAGTAAGAGTAAAGCTTATTAACGTCAATATGGAAAAAAAACAAATTATCCTTACTTGGATATAA
- a CDS encoding RpiB/LacA/LacB family sugar-phosphate isomerase — protein MLIAIGSDHTGVDHKYIINNFLIKKGYETQDFGYSKYGIQVDYPDFIHPTAEFVNQGKADFGIIICGTGNGAAMTANKYRKIRAALVWRKEIAILARKHNNANIISLPARFIDKNEIIEIVEIFLETNFEGGRHKIRIEKIPKILSSSVG, from the coding sequence ATGCTAATAGCAATAGGATCCGATCATACAGGAGTAGATCATAAATATATAATAAACAATTTTTTAATTAAAAAAGGGTATGAAACCCAAGATTTTGGATATTCCAAATATGGAATTCAAGTTGATTATCCAGATTTTATTCATCCTACAGCAGAATTTGTGAATCAGGGAAAAGCTGATTTTGGAATTATTATATGTGGAACTGGAAATGGAGCAGCTATGACGGCTAATAAATATCGTAAAATTCGTGCAGCTTTAGTGTGGAGAAAAGAGATTGCTATTTTAGCGAGAAAACATAATAATGCTAATATTATTAGTTTGCCAGCACGTTTTATAGATAAAAATGAAATTATAGAAATTGTAGAAATATTTTTAGAAACGAATTTTGAAGGAGGAAGACATAAAATAAGAATAGAAAAAATACCTAAAATCCTCAGTAGCTCAGTTGGTTAG
- the folB gene encoding dihydroneopterin aldolase, which translates to MGKIVLENIKLFGFHGCMPEEKYVGSHYTINLEVEFDFYKASINDDLSKTINYVDLYSIVKKEMNINSKLIEHLAQRIIQRIKEDNKSLVRYTKVKICKENPPLQGNVDRVCVILDDCD; encoded by the coding sequence ATGGGAAAAATTGTATTAGAAAATATTAAATTATTTGGATTTCATGGATGTATGCCAGAAGAAAAATATGTTGGATCTCATTACACGATAAACCTAGAAGTTGAATTTGATTTTTATAAAGCATCTATTAACGATGATTTATCAAAAACTATTAATTATGTAGATTTGTATTCTATTGTAAAAAAAGAAATGAATATTAATTCTAAATTAATTGAACATTTAGCGCAAAGAATAATTCAAAGAATTAAGGAAGACAATAAATCTTTAGTAAGATATACAAAAGTGAAAATTTGTAAAGAAAATCCTCCATTACAAGGAAATGTAGATAGAGTATGTGTAATTTTGGATGATTGTGATTGA
- a CDS encoding phosphoglycerate kinase has protein sequence MKEIKTVDDFNFENKTALVRVDFNVPINKLHEITDDTRIRYSIPTIQKIISEKGKIVLISHFGRPKGIPSQTFSLKFLVDYLSKQLKITVNFCENCIGKIPLKKVDELKYGEILLLENLRFYKEEEKENENFAYELSKLGDIYVNDAFGVAHRYHTSITILPKFFSGKKCIGLLMKKEIQYLDQFLLGKGKKPITILLGGAKISSKIEIIENIIDFADYILIGGGMSYPFIKIKGGMVGDSIIEKNKKIEKTLKKIFRKYHNKINIIHLPKDVVIADSFKNESNTKIVPIDSIPNGWMGLDIGPYSIKNFCQIIEKSKTILWNGPVGVFEFENFSLGTRSIAKAIANRTEKGAFSLVGGGDSIASLKMENCENKISYLSTGGGAMLASLKNKMLPGISAIIL, from the coding sequence ATGAAGGAAATAAAAACTGTAGATGATTTTAACTTTGAAAATAAAACAGCTCTAGTAAGAGTTGATTTTAATGTTCCGATAAACAAATTACACGAAATAACAGATGATACACGTATTCGATATAGTATTCCTACAATTCAGAAAATTATTTCTGAAAAAGGAAAAATCGTTCTTATCTCTCATTTTGGAAGACCAAAAGGAATTCCTTCCCAAACTTTTTCCTTAAAGTTTTTAGTTGACTATTTATCCAAACAACTAAAAATAACTGTAAATTTTTGTGAAAATTGTATAGGAAAAATTCCACTCAAAAAAGTAGATGAGTTAAAATATGGAGAAATTTTATTATTAGAAAATCTACGTTTCTATAAAGAAGAAGAAAAAGAAAATGAAAATTTTGCATATGAATTATCAAAATTAGGAGATATCTATGTAAATGATGCTTTCGGAGTAGCACATCGTTATCATACTTCCATTACTATTTTACCAAAATTTTTTTCTGGAAAGAAATGTATTGGTCTTCTTATGAAAAAAGAAATCCAATATTTAGATCAATTTTTGCTTGGAAAAGGAAAAAAACCTATTACTATTTTGTTAGGAGGAGCAAAAATTTCTTCTAAAATAGAAATTATTGAAAATATTATTGATTTCGCGGATTATATTCTAATAGGAGGCGGAATGTCTTATCCTTTTATAAAAATAAAAGGAGGAATGGTAGGAGATTCTATAATTGAAAAAAATAAAAAAATTGAAAAAACATTAAAAAAAATTTTTCGTAAATATCATAATAAAATAAATATTATACATCTTCCAAAAGATGTGGTAATAGCTGATTCATTTAAAAATGAATCTAATACTAAAATTGTACCAATTGATTCTATTCCAAATGGATGGATGGGGTTAGATATAGGCCCTTATTCCATAAAAAATTTTTGTCAAATTATAGAAAAATCTAAAACCATTTTATGGAATGGACCTGTAGGGGTTTTCGAGTTTGAAAATTTTTCTTTAGGAACTAGATCCATAGCAAAAGCTATTGCAAATAGAACTGAAAAAGGTGCATTTTCTTTAGTAGGAGGAGGCGATTCTATCGCTTCATTAAAAATGGAAAATTGTGAAAATAAAATAAGTTATTTATCTACTGGAGGAGGAGCTATGTTAGCTAGCTTGAAAAATAAAATGCTTCCCGGAATAAGTGCAATAATATTATAA
- the glmS gene encoding glutamine--fructose-6-phosphate transaminase (isomerizing) yields the protein MCGIIGYLGDKEAYPILINGLKKLEYRGYDSSGIAVFYKNGYNLYKSKGRVYELEKKIISSKIQIKGTTGIGHTRWATHGIPDDINAHPHVSNSNELIIIHNGIIENYYAIKIILLKNGFTFKSKTDTEVLVNLIEYLKKENKLSLEEAVRISLNEIVGAYSIAVVEKSHPETIIIAKLGSPLSLGINNQEFFVASDPISFIDYTKNVIYLKDGEMAILKKGKDLDLRKIIDNHKLNPIIKKLKINLKKIEKGEYKYFMLKEIYEQPKTILDTLRGRLLISEKIICINGIESNKDIFVNAKSITIVACGTSWHASLIGEYLLEELTRIPVEVEYASEFRYRNPIIGKKDVVIVISQSGETADTLAALKLAKKKGAFVFGICNVVGSSIARNVDAGAYTHAGPEIGVASTKAFTAQITVLVLLALIIGKHRSTINNNRYKLLCKELGSIPEKVDHTLKMGDTIKKISQVYHDVNNFLYLGRGINFPVALEGALKLKEISYIHAEGYPAAEMKHGPIALIDEKMPVVIIATKKGYYDKIIGNIQEIKARKGKVIAIINEGDIQVKTLADHVIKIPNISEVLSPLVTVIPLQLLAYQIAYIRGENIDQPRNLAKSVTVE from the coding sequence ATGTGTGGTATAATTGGTTATTTGGGAGATAAAGAAGCTTATCCTATTCTAATTAATGGATTAAAAAAATTGGAATATAGAGGATATGATAGTTCTGGTATTGCCGTTTTTTACAAAAATGGATATAATCTATATAAAAGTAAAGGAAGAGTTTATGAATTGGAGAAAAAAATTATTTCTAGTAAAATTCAAATAAAAGGAACAACGGGAATAGGTCATACAAGATGGGCTACTCATGGAATACCAGATGATATTAATGCACATCCTCATGTTTCTAATTCAAATGAACTTATTATAATTCATAATGGAATTATAGAGAATTATTATGCTATCAAAATTATTTTATTGAAAAATGGTTTTACTTTTAAAAGCAAAACAGATACAGAAGTACTTGTAAATTTGATTGAATATTTAAAAAAAGAAAATAAATTATCTTTAGAAGAAGCAGTAAGAATTTCTCTGAATGAAATTGTGGGAGCTTATTCTATTGCTGTCGTGGAAAAATCTCATCCTGAAACAATTATTATTGCGAAATTGGGAAGTCCTTTATCTTTAGGGATTAATAATCAAGAATTTTTTGTTGCATCTGATCCCATTTCCTTTATAGATTATACCAAAAATGTTATTTATTTAAAAGATGGAGAAATGGCTATTCTTAAAAAAGGAAAAGATCTGGATCTTAGAAAGATTATAGATAATCATAAATTAAATCCAATTATTAAAAAACTTAAAATCAATCTAAAAAAAATTGAAAAAGGAGAATATAAATATTTCATGTTAAAAGAAATATATGAACAACCTAAAACAATTTTAGATACTTTACGAGGTCGATTATTAATTTCTGAAAAAATTATTTGTATTAATGGAATTGAATCTAACAAAGATATTTTTGTCAATGCTAAAAGCATAACTATAGTAGCATGTGGAACCTCATGGCATGCTAGTTTAATTGGAGAATATTTATTAGAGGAGCTTACTCGTATTCCAGTGGAGGTAGAATATGCTTCTGAATTTCGATACAGAAATCCTATTATAGGTAAAAAAGATGTCGTAATTGTAATTTCCCAATCAGGAGAAACAGCCGATACTTTAGCTGCTTTAAAATTAGCAAAAAAAAAAGGAGCTTTTGTTTTTGGAATTTGTAATGTAGTAGGATCATCTATTGCACGAAATGTAGATGCAGGAGCTTATACACATGCGGGGCCTGAAATAGGAGTTGCTTCTACAAAAGCTTTTACTGCACAGATTACAGTTCTTGTTTTATTGGCATTGATCATAGGAAAACATAGATCAACAATCAATAATAATCGTTATAAATTATTATGCAAAGAGCTTGGATCAATTCCAGAAAAAGTAGATCATACTTTGAAAATGGGAGACACTATTAAAAAGATATCTCAAGTATATCATGATGTAAATAATTTTCTCTATTTAGGTCGAGGTATTAATTTTCCGGTAGCTTTAGAAGGAGCTTTAAAACTAAAAGAAATATCCTATATTCATGCGGAAGGATACCCTGCTGCAGAAATGAAACATGGTCCTATAGCTTTAATAGATGAAAAGATGCCAGTGGTTATTATTGCTACGAAAAAAGGATATTACGATAAAATTATTGGTAATATTCAAGAAATTAAAGCTAGAAAAGGAAAAGTTATAGCTATAATCAATGAAGGAGATATTCAAGTTAAGACATTGGCGGATCACGTGATAAAAATTCCAAATATTTCTGAAGTACTTAGTCCGTTAGTAACTGTTATTCCTCTTCAATTATTGGCTTATCAAATAGCTTATATACGTGGAGAAAACATAGATCAACCAAGAAATTTGGCAAAATCAGTAACAGTAGAATAA
- the gmk gene encoding guanylate kinase yields MKKGKMIILSGPSGAGKTTISHYLLSKFPELKFSVSCTTRPIRNNEIHGKDYYFLPVDSFLSKIKKYQFAEWEEVYPKLFYGTLKKEIFKIWKLKKHVLFDIDVKGGLNLKKQYPNNSLSIFITVNSINILKKRLITRCYKNLDNNKTNINIRLNKVKEENNYAKLFDFVLLNINLSKTKKKVIQIVYDFIYGRK; encoded by the coding sequence ATGAAAAAAGGAAAAATGATTATTTTATCAGGTCCTTCTGGAGCAGGAAAAACTACTATTTCGCATTATTTACTTTCAAAATTTCCGGAATTAAAATTTTCTGTTTCATGCACTACACGACCAATTCGAAACAATGAAATACATGGAAAAGATTATTATTTTTTGCCTGTAGATTCTTTTCTTTCCAAAATCAAAAAATATCAATTTGCAGAGTGGGAAGAGGTTTACCCTAAACTATTTTACGGAACTTTAAAAAAAGAAATTTTCAAAATTTGGAAATTAAAAAAACATGTTTTATTCGATATAGATGTAAAAGGAGGATTGAATTTAAAAAAACAATATCCCAATAATTCTTTATCCATATTTATAACGGTAAATTCCATAAATATTTTAAAAAAAAGACTGATAACAAGATGTTATAAAAATTTGGATAACAACAAAACGAATATAAACATTCGTTTGAATAAGGTAAAAGAAGAAAATAATTACGCTAAACTATTTGATTTTGTTTTATTAAACATCAATTTATCTAAAACAAAAAAAAAAGTAATTCAAATAGTTTACGATTTTATTTATGGAAGAAAATAA
- the rsmI gene encoding 16S rRNA (cytidine(1402)-2'-O)-methyltransferase, which produces MLYIVPTPIGNLEDFTFRSLRILKEVDLILVESYKTSKKLLNFYNIKNNINKYHVHNEHKIIPSIIKKIKKGNKLALISSAGTPSISDPGFLLIKSCIQASIPIECLPGPTAFVPALVCSGISTDEFIFIGFLPKKKRKIKLENLSKENRTIILYESPHRLLKTLNDMKYFFGSKRNIVICKEISKYFQNILRGNIEKMILYYQNIEKILGEYTIIIEKNFD; this is translated from the coding sequence ATGTTATATATTGTCCCTACTCCAATAGGAAATTTAGAAGATTTTACTTTTAGAAGTTTACGAATCTTAAAAGAAGTCGATTTAATTTTAGTAGAAAGTTATAAAACTTCCAAAAAGTTATTAAACTTTTACAATATCAAAAATAATATAAATAAATACCATGTTCACAACGAACATAAAATAATTCCCTCTATTATAAAAAAAATTAAAAAAGGAAATAAATTAGCGTTAATATCTAGTGCTGGAACTCCAAGTATATCTGATCCAGGTTTTTTACTTATTAAATCTTGTATTCAAGCTTCTATTCCTATAGAATGTTTACCCGGACCTACAGCTTTTGTTCCAGCATTAGTTTGTTCAGGAATATCTACTGACGAATTTATTTTTATTGGTTTTTTGCCTAAAAAAAAAAGAAAAATTAAATTAGAAAATTTATCTAAAGAAAATAGAACCATTATATTATATGAATCACCTCACAGATTATTAAAAACATTAAATGATATGAAATATTTTTTTGGATCGAAAAGAAACATTGTCATATGTAAAGAAATATCCAAATATTTTCAAAATATATTAAGAGGGAACATAGAGAAGATGATTTTATACTATCAAAATATAGAAAAAATATTAGGAGAATATACGATTATTATCGAAAAAAATTTTGATTAA
- a CDS encoding uroporphyrinogen-III synthase codes for MDCTKKRINNILISQPLNGGSSTPYIKLSKNKNINIDFRSFIEVKGASSSDVRKQKINFSDFTVLLFISKKSVDHYFRLAESMRFKVPFSMKYICQTKTIAYYLQKYIVFRKRKIHIGDKSFKDILPYVKKHSKEKFLLPSSDILKPEIPDMLNKQNIIWKRAILYKTASSDLSDLKHVYYDILVFFSPAEIKSLFDNFPNFDQDNIKIATFGKNTLEAAYKAGLKIDIKVPTPEFPSMAMALEEYIKN; via the coding sequence TTGGATTGTACAAAAAAAAGAATAAATAATATTCTGATTTCACAACCTCTTAATGGCGGTTCCAGTACTCCATACATAAAACTTAGCAAAAATAAAAATATAAATATAGATTTTCGATCTTTCATAGAAGTAAAAGGCGCATCATCTAGTGATGTAAGAAAACAGAAAATAAATTTCTCTGACTTTACCGTACTTCTTTTTATAAGTAAAAAATCCGTAGATCATTATTTTCGTCTGGCAGAATCTATGCGTTTTAAAGTTCCTTTCTCTATGAAATATATATGCCAAACTAAAACTATAGCTTATTATTTACAAAAATATATTGTATTTCGAAAAAGAAAAATTCATATTGGTGATAAATCATTTAAAGATATACTTCCTTATGTTAAAAAACATTCCAAAGAAAAATTCCTTTTGCCTTCTTCAGATATACTAAAACCAGAAATTCCTGATATGTTAAATAAACAAAATATCATTTGGAAAAGGGCTATTTTATATAAAACAGCTTCTAGTGATTTATCTGATTTAAAACATGTGTATTATGATATTTTAGTTTTCTTCAGTCCCGCGGAAATCAAATCTTTATTTGATAATTTTCCTAATTTTGATCAAGATAATATCAAAATTGCTACCTTCGGAAAAAATACTCTAGAAGCCGCTTATAAAGCAGGATTAAAAATCGATATAAAAGTCCCGACACCAGAATTTCCTTCTATGGCTATGGCTTTAGAAGAATATATTAAAAATTAA